In the Festucalex cinctus isolate MCC-2025b chromosome 10, RoL_Fcin_1.0, whole genome shotgun sequence genome, one interval contains:
- the cyfip1 gene encoding cytoplasmic FMR1-interacting protein 1 homolog produces the protein MTSTVTLEDALSNVDLLEELPLPDQQPCIEPLPSSIMYQPNFNTNFEDRNAFVTGIARYIEQATVHSSMNEMLEEGQEYAVMLYTWRSCSRAIPQVKCNEQPNRVEIYEKTVEVLEPEVTKLMNFMYFQRTAIDRFCGEVRRLCHTERRKDFVSEAYLLTLGKFINMFAVLDELKNMKCSVKNDHSAYKRAAQFLRKMSEPASIQESQNLSMFLANHNKITQSLQQQLEVINGYEELLADIVNLCVDYYDNKMYLTPGEKHMLLKVMGFGLYLMDGNSSNIYKMDAKKRINLTKIDKFFKQLQVVPLFGDMQIELSRYIKTSAHFEENKSRWTCTSISSSPQYNICEQMIQIREDHMRFISELARYSNSEVVTGSGRQEAQKTDMEYRKLFDLALQGMQLLSQWSAHVMEVYSWKLVHPTDKYSNKECPDNAEEYERATRYNYTSEEKFALVEVIAMIKGLQVLMGRMESVFNHAIRHTIYSALQDFSQVTLRDPLRQAIKKKKNVIQSVLQAIRKTVCDWEAGREPYNDPALRGEKDPKGGFDIKVPRRAVGPSSTQLYMVRTMLESLIADKSGSKKTLRSSLEGPTILDIERFHRESFFYTHLLNFSDTLQHCCDLSQLWFREFFLELTMGRRIQFPIEMSMPWILTDHILETKESSMMEYVLYSLDLYNDSAHYALTKFKKQFLYDEIEAEVNLCFDQFVYKLADQIFAYYKILAGSLLLDKRLRADCKNQGANIPWPASNRYETLLKQRHVQLLGRSIDLNRLITQRVSAALYKSLELAINRFESEDLTSIMELEGLLEINRLTHKLLCKFLTLDRFDAMFREANHNVSAPYGRITLHVFWELNYDFLPNYCYNGSTNRFVRTVLPFSQEFQRDKPPNAQPQYLYGSKTLNLTYSSIFSCYRNFVGPPHIKVMCRLLGYQGIAVVMEELLKVVKSLLQGTIMQYVRTLMEVMPKICRLPRHEYGSPGILEFFHHQLKDIVEYAELKTVCFQNLREVGNALLFCLLSEQSLSQEEVCDLLHAAPFQNILPRVHVKEGERLDAKMKRLEAKYTALHMVPLIERLGTPQQIAIAREGDLLTKERLCCGLSMFEVILARVRGFLDDPIWRGPLPGNGVMHVDECVEFHRLWSAMQFVYCIPVGAHEFTVEQCFGDGLHWTGCMIISLLGQQRRFDILDFSYHLLKVQKHDGKDELIKSVPLKKMVDRIRKFQVLNNEIFAILNKYLKSGDGENMPVEHVRCFQPPIHQSLASS, from the exons ATGACGTCCACCGTCACCTTAGAGGATGCTCTCTCCAACGTGGACCTGCTGGAGGAGCTGCCGCTGCCCGACCAGCAGCCGTGCATCGAGCCTCTGCCTTCCTCGATCATGTACCAG CCCAACTTCAACACCAACTTTGAGGACCGCAACGCGTTCGTCACGGGCATCGCCAGATACATCGAGCAGGCCACCGTCCACTCCAGCATG AACGAGATGCTGGAGGAGGGTCAGGAGTACGCAGTCATGCTGTACACCTGGAGGAGCTGCTCGCGCGCAATTCCTCAG GTGAAATGCAACGAGCAGCCCAACCGAGTGGAGATCTACGAGAAGACGGTGGAGGTGTTGGAGCCTGAAGTCACCAAGCTGATGAACTTCATGTACTTTCAG CGCACCGCCATCGACCGCTTCTGCGGCGAGGTGCGCCGCTTGTGCCACACCGAGCGGCGCAAGGACTTTGTGTCCGAGGCCTATCTGCTGACGCTGGGGAAATTCATCAACATGTTTGCCGTGCTCGACGAGCTCAAGAACATGAAGTGCAGCGTCAAGAACGACCACTCGGCTTACAAGCG CGCTGCTCAGTTTCTCCGAAAAATGTCTGAGCCGGCATCCATTCAGGAATCCCAGAACTTGTCCATGTTCCTGGCAAACCACAACAAAATCACTCAG TCTTTGCAGCAACAACTGGAGGTAATCAACGGCTACGAAGAGCTGCTGGCCGACATCGTCAACCTGTGCGTGGATTATTACGACAACAAGATGTACCTGACCCCCGGCGAGAAACACATGCTGCTCAAG GTCATGGGTTTTGGCTTGTACCTCATGGATGGGAACAGCAGCAACATCTACAAGATGGATGCCAAGAAGAGGATTAACCTGACAAAGATTGATAAATTTTTCAAG CAACTACAGGTGGTTCCTCTTTTCGGTGACATGCAGATCGAGTTGTCCCGGTACATCAAGACCAGCGCTCACTTTGAGGAGAACAAATCCAG GTGGACGTGCACGTCCATATCCAGCAGCCCTCAATACAACATCTGTGAGCAGATGATTCAGATCCGCGAGGATCACATGCGCTTCATCTCCGAGCTCGCCCGCTACAGCAACAGCGAG GTGGTGACTGGGTCAGGTCGGCAGGAGGCCCAGAAGACGGATATGGAGTACAGGAAGCTTTTTGACCTGGCCCTGCAGGGCATGCAGCTCCTGTCGCAGTGGAGTGCTCATGTCATGGAAGTG TACTCCTGGAAACTGGTCCATCCCACAGACAAGTACTCCAACAAGGAGTGCCCCGACAACGCTGAGGAATACGAGCGCGCCACCCGATATAACTACACCAGCGAGGAGAAGTTCGCCCTGGTTGAG GTGATCGCCATGATCAAGGGACTGCAGGTGCTGATGGGCCGCATGGAGAGCGTGTTCAACCACGCCATCCGCCACACCATCTACTCGGCCCTGCAGGACTTCTCGCAGGTGACGCTGCGCGACCCGCTCCGCCAGGCcatcaagaagaagaagaacgtcATCCAGAG TGTCCTCCAGGCCATCCGGAAGACCGTGTGCGACTGGGAGGCGGGCCGCGAGCCGTACAACGACCCGGCCCTTCGCGGGGAAAAGGACCCCAAGGGCGGATTCGACATCAAGGTCCCTCGACGAGCCGTGGGACCGTCCAGCACTCAG CTCTACATGGTGAGGACCATGCTGGAGTCCCTCATCGCCGACAAAAGCGGCTCCAAGAAGACCCTGCGCAGCAGCCTGGAGGGCCCCACCATTTTGGATATCGAGAGGTTTCACCGCGAGTCCTTCTTCTACACGCACCTGCTAAACTTCAGTG ACACCTTGCAGCACTGTTGCGACCTCTCCCAGCTTTGGTTCAGGGAGTTCTTCCTGGAGCTCACCATGGGCCGCAGGATCCAGTTCCCCATTGAGATGTCCATGCCGTGGATCCTCACCGATCACATTCTGGAGACCAAGGAATCTTCCATGATGGA GTACGTGCTGTATTCTCTGGATTTGTACAACGACAGCGCCCACTACGCCCTGACCAAGTTCAAGAAGCAGTTCCTCTATGACGAAATCGAGGCCGAG gtgaactTGTGCTTCGATCAGTTTGTCTACAAGCTTGCCGATCAGATATTTGCTTACTACAAGATCCTCGCTGGAAG TCTCCTGCTGGACAAACGTTTGCGTGCTGACTGTAAGAACCAGGGCGCCAACATTCCCTGGCCAGCGTCCAACCGCTACGAGACTCTGCTGAAGCAGCGCCACGTACAG CTCCTCGGACGCTCCATCGACCTGAACAGGCTCATCACCCAGAGGGTCTCGGCCGCTTTGTACAAGTCCCTGGAGTTGGCCATCAACCGCTTTGAGAGTGAGGACCTCACTTCAATCATG GAACTGGAAGGACTCCTGGAGATCAACCGGCTGACGCACAAGCTCCTCTGCAAGTTTTTGACGCTGGATCGATTTGACGCCATGTTCCGCGAGGCCAACCACAACGTGTCGGCGCCGTACGGCCGCATCACGCTGCACGTCTTCTGGGAGCTCAACTATGACTTCCTGCCCAACTACTGCTACAACGGCTCCACCAACAG gtTCGTGCGCACCGTCCTGCCTTTCTCTCAGGAGTTCCAGAGGGACAAGCCGCCCAATGCTCAACCCCAGTATCTGTATGGATCCAAG ACGCTGAACTTGACCTACAGCAGCATCTTCAGCTGCTACCGCAACTTTGTGGGCCCGCCTCACATCAAGGTGATGTGCCGGCTGCTGGGCTACCAGGGCATCGCCGTGGTGATGGAGGAGCTGCTGAAGGTGGTGAAGAGCCTG CTCCAGGGCACCATCATGCAGTACGTGAGGACCCTGATGGAGGTGATGCCCAAGATTTGCCGGCTTCCTCGTCACGAGTACGGATCAccag GAATCCTGGAGTTCTTCCACCACCAGCTGAAGGACATCGTCGAGTACGCCGAGCTGAAGACGGTTTGCTTCCAGAACCTGCGCGAGGTGGGCAATGCCCTCCTCTTTTGCCTCCTCAGCGAGCAGAGTCTG TCGCAGGAGGAGGTTTGTGATCTGCTGCATGCGGCGCCTTTCCAGAACATTCTGCCCAGAGTCCACGTCAAAG AGGGCGAGCGCCTGGACGCCAAGATGAAGCGCCTGGAGGCCAAATACACGGCGCTGCACATGGTTCCTCTCATCGAGCGCCTCGGCACGCCGCAG CAAATCGCCATCGCCCGCGAGGGCGACCTGCTGACCAAGGAGCGTCTGTGCTGCGGCCTGTCCATGTTCGAGGTGATCCTGGCGCGCGTGCGCGGCTTCCTGGACGACCCCATCTGGCGCGGCCCGCTGCCCGGCAACGGCGTCATGCACGTGGACGAGTGCGTGGAGTTCCACCGCCTGTGGAGCGCCATGCAGTTCGTCTACTGCATCCCCGTCGGCGCGCACGAGTTCACCGTCGA GCAGTGCTTCGGCGACGGTCTCCACTGGACGGGCTGCATGATCATCAGCTTGCTGGGCCAGCAGAGACGATTCGACATCCTGGATTTCAGTTACCACCTGCTCAAGGTGCAGAAGCACGACGGCAAGGACGAACTCATCAAGAGCGTC CCGCTGAAGAAAATGGTGGACCGCATCCGCAAGTTCCAAGTGCTCAACAACGAGATCTTCGCCATCCTCAACAAGTACCTCAAGTCGGGCGACGGCGAGAACATGCCGGTGGAGCACGTGCGCTGCTTCCAGCCGCCCATTCACCAATCGCTGGCCAGCAGCTGa
- the fndc9 gene encoding fibronectin type III domain-containing protein 9, with amino-acid sequence MAIAVYNVSATSARVSWPPSAGCLDTFYSVMYSPNWNSLLTAFKRKSFMHEERIPVSQTAAHLANLLPQTTYLLCVTCQAANPARDQCQVFATLRDGGDGQDRAGWELATAVWLTCCLLLLLVAGVLLWGCLHGGAGMCAGRSDGCSVVTDAVRSRRCSAGRLYTPRGSCDNGGQRGLLELRTLARLSGSEPA; translated from the coding sequence ATGGCGATCGCGGTCTACAACGTCTCGGCGACCTCGGCCAGGGTGAGCTGGCCCCCGTCGGCCGGCTGCCTGGACACCTTCTACAGCGTCATGTACAGCCCCAACTGGAACAGCCTGCTCACGGCCTTCAAGCGCAAGAGCTTCATGCACGAGGAGCGCATCCCCGTCAGCCAGACCGCCGCCCACCTGGCCAACCTGCTGCCGCAGACCACCTATTTACTGTGCGTCACGTGCCAGGCCGCCAACCCGGCGCGGGACCAGTGCCAGGTGTTCGCCACCTTGCGCGACGGCGGCGACGGGCAGGACCGCGCCGGCTGGGAGCTGGCCACGGCCGTGTGGCTGACCTGCTGCCTCTTGCTGCTGCTCGTCGCCGGCGTCCTGCTGTGGGGGTGCCTGCACGGCGGCGCCGGCATGTGCGCGGGTCGGAGCGACGGATGCTCGGTGGTGACCGACGCGGTCCGGTCGCGTCGCTGCTCGGCCGGGCGGCTCTACACGCCCAGGGGCAGCTGCGACAACGGCGGCCAACGCGGCCTCCTCGAGCTCAGGACGCTGGCTCGGCTGTCTGGGAGCGAGCCAGCTTGA
- the nipa2 gene encoding magnesium transporter NIPA2 isoform X2, whose product MAQDHGKYDFYIGLALAISSSIFIGGSFILKKKGLLRLARKGSMRAGQGGHAYLKEWLWWAGLLSMGAGEAANFAAYAFAPATLVTPLGALSVLVSAVLSSYFLNERLNLHGKLGCLLSVLGSTTMVIHAPKEEEISSLEDMAQKLVDPGFFIFATAVVLAVLLLILAVAPRHGQTNILVYIGICSLIGSLSVSCVKGLGIAIKEALGGVNVARAPLAWLLLLGLVACVGTQINFLNKALDIFNTSLVTPVYYVFFTTSVLTCSAALFKEWRRMGAADVIGTLAGFLTIVVGIFLLHAFKDVSVSLAALAASVRKEQKNGAYADANGTYQLLRSDAAADEEHEAPFDAVSRRNGSLAAS is encoded by the exons ATGGCTCAGGACCACGGCAAGTACGATTTCTACATCGGCCTGGCTCTGGCCATCAGCTCCAGCATCTTCATCGGAGGCAGCTTCATCCTCAAGAAGAAGGGCCTGCTGCGTTTGGCCAGGAAGGGATCCATGCGAGCCG GTCAGGGCGGCCATGCTTACCTGAAGGAATGGCTTTGGTGGGCTGGTTTACTTTCAA TGGGTGCGGGTGAAGCCGCCAACTTTGCGGCGTACGCCTTTGCCCCCGCCACTCTGGTGACGCCTCTGGGCGCCCTCAGCGTGCTGGTCAG CGCGGTGCTGTCGTCGTACTTTCTGAATGAACGCTTGAACCTCCACGGTAAGCTGGGCTGCCTGCTGAGTGTGCTGGGCTCCACCACCATGGTCATCCACGCCCCCAAAGAGGAGGAGATCAGCAGCCTGGAGGACATGGCGCAAAAGCTGGTTGACCCAG GCTTCTTCATCTTCGCCACGGCGGTGGTGCTGGCGGTGCTGCTGCTGATCTTGGCGGTGGCCCCGCGCCACGGCCAGACCAACATCCTGGTGTACATCGGCATCTGCTCGCTCATCGGCTCGCTGTCGGTGTCGTGCGTCAAGGGCCTGGGCATCGCCATCAAGGAGGCGCTGGGCGGCGTCAACGTGGCGCGCGCCCCCCTGGCCTGGCTCCTGCTGCTGGGCCTGGTGGCCTGCGTGGGCACGCAGATcaacttcctcaacaaggcgctGGACATCTTCAACACGTCGCTGGTCACGCCCGTCTACTACGTCTTCTTCACCACCTCGGTGCTGACGTGCTCGGCGGCGCTCTTCAAGGAGTGGCGGCGCATGGGCGCCGCCGACGTCATCGGCACGCTGGCCGGCTTCCTCACCATCGTGGTGGGCATCTTCCTGCTGCACGCCTTCAAGGACGTCAGCGTCAGCCTGGCGGCGCTCGCCGCCTCCGTGCGGAAAGAGCAGAAGAACGGCGCCTACGCCGACGCCAACGGCACGTACCAGCTCCTGCGCAGCGACGCCGCTGCCGACGAGGAGCACGAAGCGCCGTTCGACGCCGTCTCCAGGCGCAACGGGAGCCTGGCGGCGTCGTAG
- the nipa2 gene encoding magnesium transporter NIPA2 isoform X1 has protein sequence MECSVKALDSSSEPNWTFCSENGVWLDLSCASGQQGLLRCLVVNAAQEKNDNSSSNSSTSGGFGMAQDHGKYDFYIGLALAISSSIFIGGSFILKKKGLLRLARKGSMRAGQGGHAYLKEWLWWAGLLSMGAGEAANFAAYAFAPATLVTPLGALSVLVSAVLSSYFLNERLNLHGKLGCLLSVLGSTTMVIHAPKEEEISSLEDMAQKLVDPGFFIFATAVVLAVLLLILAVAPRHGQTNILVYIGICSLIGSLSVSCVKGLGIAIKEALGGVNVARAPLAWLLLLGLVACVGTQINFLNKALDIFNTSLVTPVYYVFFTTSVLTCSAALFKEWRRMGAADVIGTLAGFLTIVVGIFLLHAFKDVSVSLAALAASVRKEQKNGAYADANGTYQLLRSDAAADEEHEAPFDAVSRRNGSLAAS, from the exons ATGGAGTGCAGCGTAAAAGCTTTGGACTCGTCGTCGGAACCGAATTGGACTTTTTGTAGCGAAAATG GCGTGTGGCTCGACTTGAGCTGCGCCTCTGGCCAGCAAGGACTTCTTCGCTGCCTGGTAGTCAATGCGGCACAGGAGAAAAacgacaacagcagcagcaatagCAGCACGTCCGGCGGCTTCGGGATGGCTCAGGACCACGGCAAGTACGATTTCTACATCGGCCTGGCTCTGGCCATCAGCTCCAGCATCTTCATCGGAGGCAGCTTCATCCTCAAGAAGAAGGGCCTGCTGCGTTTGGCCAGGAAGGGATCCATGCGAGCCG GTCAGGGCGGCCATGCTTACCTGAAGGAATGGCTTTGGTGGGCTGGTTTACTTTCAA TGGGTGCGGGTGAAGCCGCCAACTTTGCGGCGTACGCCTTTGCCCCCGCCACTCTGGTGACGCCTCTGGGCGCCCTCAGCGTGCTGGTCAG CGCGGTGCTGTCGTCGTACTTTCTGAATGAACGCTTGAACCTCCACGGTAAGCTGGGCTGCCTGCTGAGTGTGCTGGGCTCCACCACCATGGTCATCCACGCCCCCAAAGAGGAGGAGATCAGCAGCCTGGAGGACATGGCGCAAAAGCTGGTTGACCCAG GCTTCTTCATCTTCGCCACGGCGGTGGTGCTGGCGGTGCTGCTGCTGATCTTGGCGGTGGCCCCGCGCCACGGCCAGACCAACATCCTGGTGTACATCGGCATCTGCTCGCTCATCGGCTCGCTGTCGGTGTCGTGCGTCAAGGGCCTGGGCATCGCCATCAAGGAGGCGCTGGGCGGCGTCAACGTGGCGCGCGCCCCCCTGGCCTGGCTCCTGCTGCTGGGCCTGGTGGCCTGCGTGGGCACGCAGATcaacttcctcaacaaggcgctGGACATCTTCAACACGTCGCTGGTCACGCCCGTCTACTACGTCTTCTTCACCACCTCGGTGCTGACGTGCTCGGCGGCGCTCTTCAAGGAGTGGCGGCGCATGGGCGCCGCCGACGTCATCGGCACGCTGGCCGGCTTCCTCACCATCGTGGTGGGCATCTTCCTGCTGCACGCCTTCAAGGACGTCAGCGTCAGCCTGGCGGCGCTCGCCGCCTCCGTGCGGAAAGAGCAGAAGAACGGCGCCTACGCCGACGCCAACGGCACGTACCAGCTCCTGCGCAGCGACGCCGCTGCCGACGAGGAGCACGAAGCGCCGTTCGACGCCGTCTCCAGGCGCAACGGGAGCCTGGCGGCGTCGTAG
- the nipa1 gene encoding LOW QUALITY PROTEIN: magnesium transporter NIPA1 (The sequence of the model RefSeq protein was modified relative to this genomic sequence to represent the inferred CDS: inserted 2 bases in 1 codon), translated as MLSDSDPSGVSKPTVGIAIAVISSFINGSTFVLQKKGILRSRERGVSYLKDVVWWSGTLSMVVGQIGNFLAYNAAPAVIVTPLGALGVLFGAVLASRILKERLNIVGKLGCVATCCGSAVLVLHAPASESVTSARQLAARLADPVFVTYVLLVALTLAALIRRTSPAGVPSSMGAYVAICSLLGSLTVPCCKSLGLAAGDALSGGPALALFLGLLATLGASVLLQLFYINKALEAFDSHVFEAAYXAAALVSSALLFREWAALTAADWLAALCGLATVCVGVALLRISQGASLTWEQTKKTQ; from the exons ATGTTGTCAGACTCGGACCCGAGTGGCGTCTCGAAGCCAACTGTTGGCATAGCGATCGCGGTTATTTCCAGTTTCATCAACGGCTCGACGTTTGTGCTGCAGAAGAAGGGGATATTACGCTCGCGAGAACGAG gTGTATCCTACTTGAAAGATGTTGTGTGGTGGAGCGGCACGCTGTCCA TGGTCGTCGGTCAAATTGGGAATTTCCTGGCCTACAACGCGGCCCCTGCCGTTATAGTCACGCCACTGGGAGCACTGGGAGTTCTGTTTGG AGCCGTGCTGGCCTCCCGCATCCTGAAGGAGCGTTTAAACATCGTGGGAAAACTGGGCTGCGTGGCCACCTGCTGCGGCTCGGCCGTGCTGGTGCTGCACGCGCCCGCCTCGGAGAGCGTGACGTCGGCGCGCCAACTGGCGGCCAGGCTGGCAGATCCAG TGTTTGTGACCTACGTGCTCCTGGTGGCGCTGACTCTGGCGGCGCTGATCAGACGGACGTCCCCCGCCGGCGTCCCGTCCAGCATGGGGGCCTACGTGGCCATCTGCTCCCTGCTGGGAAGCCTCACGGTGCCCTGCTGCAAGAGCCTGGGCCTGGCGGCGGGCGACGCCCTCTCGGGCGGCCCCGCCCTCGCCCTGTTCCTGGGCCTGCTGGCCACGCTGGGCGCCAGCGTCCTGCTGCAGTTGTTCTACATCAACAAGGCCCTGGAGGCGTTCGACTCGCACGTGTTCGAGGCGGCGTA TGCGGCGGCGCTGGTGTCGTCGGCGCTGCTCTTCAGGGAGTGGGCGGCGCTGACGGCGGCCGACTGGCTCGCCGCGCTGTGCGGCTTGGCCACGGTGTGCGTGGGCGTCGCCCTGCTGCGCATATCGCAGGGGGCCTCGCTCACTTGGGAGCAAACGAAAAAGACGCAGTGA